Genomic window (Akkermansiaceae bacterium):
GTGGTTATCGGGATCTGCGGCGATTCGAAGACCTCGACCTTGCCATCCGGGCCAAACCACATGGTCGTTGGACCGTTTTACCAGAACCGGTTGTCACGGATGCCCGCAGGTTTGGTAAACACCCCCTGCCCCGCCTCGCCAGCGATTTTTTCCTGACCTTGGCGTGGCGGGCCGGACTGATCGACCAATAAGCAAGCGCATAGACTTGCCAGTCGTGGAAAATCCACCTAGCCTACGCGCCATGAAATCCCATGAGGTGCTCAAAGCTGCATTTGAGAATAGCAGCCCCAAAGCCATCGCGTCTGAACTCGGCGTTTCCCTCTCACTCGTTTACAAATGGGCGCAGGAGCAGTCCGTGAGTGGTTCGGGGAGCAGGAATCCCCTCGACCGTATCGTCGAAATCTACGATCACACCCAGCACCAGCCGATCATTGAATGGCTCTGCGAGCAGTGTAACGGCTACTTTGTGAGTAATCCCACCAGGAAGGCCGAACAGGGGTATGACGTGCTGCCTGCCACCAACGAAATCGTTGGCCAGTTTTCCAGTTTGCTGACCCGTATCTCCCAAGCCGCACTCGACAATTCGATCACATCGGACGAGGCATCGGACATCCGACAGTCCTGGGACAAGCTCAAAAGCTATGCCGAGGGCTTTGTGCGCTGCTGCGAGGAGGGTGACTTCGAGCTGATGCACGAGGACCACGACAAAGGCAAGGGTGAGCCGCGCAAGACTCTATATTGACCAGCTTATTAGACCCCATTTACCGTGACCAGCCAACAATACCGCTTCGCCCGCAACCTCCTCTTCCGTCTCGATGCGGAAACCGCCCACGATGTCTCTCTCGACGCCCTCCGCTGGCTGGAACGACTGCACATCCTCGGGCTGGTGACCCCCAAAGCCCCCAAAACGAAACCGATCGAGTGTATGGGGCTCACCTTTCCCAACTGTGTGGGACTTGCCGCCGGACTCGACAAGGAGGGCAGTTGCATTGATGCCTTTGGGCGGCTCGGGTTCGGCCATATTGAAATCGGCACCATCACTCCACGCGCCCAACCGGGCAACCCGCAGCCGCGCCTGTTCCGCATCATTCCGGAGCAGGCCATCATCAACCGCATGGGCTTTAACAACTCCGGCATCGAAGTCGGTGCCACCAACGTCGGAGCCTCATCCGCTTTCCGGAAAAACGGCGGCATCGTGGGATTCAATATTGGAAAAAACAAGGTGACCCCCAACGATCAAGCCACCGACGATTACCTGACCTGCCTCCGTGGCGCCTGGGATGTCGCCGACTACATCACCGTCAACCTCTCCTCCCCCAACACCCCCGGCCTACGCGACCTCCAGGCGGCTGACGAAACAGCCAAACTCATCGACGCGCTGAAAATCGAACAGGAAAAACTGACCACCTCGAGTGGTCGGCGCGTTCCCATCGCTCTGAAAGTCGCCCCCGATCTCGAACCGCAGCACATCGCGGACCTTTCCAGAGTCTTTCTCGACGGCGGGCTGGACTGCCTGGTTGCGACCAATACCACCATTTCCCGCAGCGAGGTCGAAGGTTGCGACTTTGCCACCCAGCCTGGAGGACTTTCCGGTGCCCCGCTCACATCACGTTCCACCGAAGTCATCTCAGCCTTTTACAGCCACCTCGGCGACAAGGTACCCATCATCGGGGTCGGTGGCATCATGACGGCTGAGGATGCCAAGGAGAAACTCGAGGCCGGAGCCAGACTGGTGCAGCTCTACACTGGCTTCATCTATCACGGCCCCCCCCTGGTGAGGGATATTTTAAAAGCGACCCGTTGAGCCGGGCTAAAACCGCTTCCCCACCCCCACGCTCAGCTCGCCGCTGATTTTGACGCTGCTGTCTTTTTTGTGGGTCAATCCACGCATTTCCCTGTCGCTCAGGCTTTGTCGCTCCAGACCGATGGCGTCCGAACGATACAACCGAGGATTCGAGATATCGTTGGCCATCATCGCCGAATCGTTGGGATCGGACATCTCCCAATCCTTGATGTCGCTGGCGCAGGAAACAAGGCCGAGGGTTCCGAGCAGGAATAGGTGTTTCATCTTATTTCCCGGTTAACTCACCAAATCCCCGATCGACCCGAAATCCGGGATGAAGAGGCGTTTATAAAGGCGGGCGGCGTAACCATCGGTCATACCTGCAAGGAAGTCGCAGACGAGTCGGGCACGGGCATTGATATCGGTTTCTGCTTCAATTTCCTGGGCATCCTCCTCGGGTAGCAACTGAAAGTCCTGGCCGGAAATTGTCTCACCATCGATGTAGCGTTTCTTCAACACCTTCCAGAGGCGCTCTAACATATAGTTCCCCTTGTGTTCGAGCTGTTTGAGTTCGGGCGACAAAAAGACGCATTCGAATGCGAGGCGTTTGAAGACCTCGGACTCGTTGCGGATTGCATCATCAACCTCGACGATGTACTTGTACCGGTTGGTCAGCCCACTCATCGGGTTGGTGTCCTCAAGTAAACTGGCGGCCTGGATGTATTTGCCGATGCGTTTCCCAGCGAAGGGCTCGACCCGGTTGCCGCGAATGGCTTTGATGAGATCGCCGAGAGGTGTGCCATCACCCAAAGACTCCCCGGTTTTTTCCGCCCAGCGTTCGATGCGGGCAATGGATAAAAACCCGGCCCTCACGCTGTCGGCAAGATCATTCAGCGAATACGCAGTATCGTCGGCCCAGTCCATCACCTGGCACTCGATGGATTTAAAGCTGTCCCGCGCCTTGCCCGGTGTCATTTCAAGAGGGAAATCATTGCCGCCCATCGCCCAGTCGAGGTACTTCACTTGCTGGTCATAGATAAAATGATTCTCAGGAGCCTCGCTGTCATTACGGAGTTCCGTCCAGAGGGTTTTGTATTTCAGGATACCATCCAGAAATGCCCGCGTCGGGTCCATACCGGCCCGTTTGACCGAAAAAATCCGCTCGGTCAGCAGGCGGAGTGTCTGTGCGTTGCCCTCGAATCCGCCGTAATCCTTCATCAGGAAATTGAGACTCCGCTCACCCGCATGACCGAATGGGGGGTGCCCGAGGTCGTGCGACAAACAAACCACTTCAACGAGTTCAGGATCGATAAAATGATCATCATGGAGCAAGTCCGAGCTTTGCTTCAGCCAGTGACAGATCGACCGGCCAATCTGCGCCACCTCCAGCGAATGCGTGAGACGCGTCCGGTAAAAATCGTACTCACCACTCCAGAACACCTGCGTCTTGCTCTGCAACCTACGGAAAGCCGGGGTGTGCAGCACCCGGTCGCGGTCGACTTGAAACGGTGTCCGGAAATCATCACCCGGCTCCCAGTTGGAAAGCCGCTCGGTGTCGAATGCGTTGTAAAAAGTATTCATCGGCTCAGGTATTCTTGATTCCACGGTACGAAAAGTCACGCAAGGAAACCATTTTTGTCACCGCTGACCAGAGTGACCCATGTTCAGCTATCATCCCGCCGTATCCTGATGCAGCCCCTGGGCTGGCTCAACGCTTTGGCCTCCCTTTCACGGCTCATAAATACTGCTGGACCTTGACACCCAGGGCGTTGCCCTGGGCTACGTTAGAGTTGCCCCGTCGGGGCGTAACGTTACCCGTCACCCGTCACCCGTCTTCAACCTGAATACTTCCAACCAATCAAACCATCTCCCGCGCACTCAGATAGGCATTCGCCATTGCCACCGGTAATTCCTTCGCCAGTGTATCCACGGTATACACGCCGTGCGCCCGCAGCTCGCCGAGTATGCGGTCTCTTTCCTCGAGATAGATCGATGTCGCCCCCACTTCGAGTGCCTCATCGAGTGTCCGTGCGGGTGACGCCATCCGCTGCACCACCGATTGCTCGCGCAGGTTGGCCAGAATGGTGACGTGGCGCCTGCGGATCATGCGCAGTGGCTCGATCAACTGGTGGCCGTCCTCACCGCGGACGTTACTGAGCAGCACGACGAGTGCCCGACGTTGCTGTCGGGTCATCAGGCGTTGGGCCGCCTCGGTGAAATCACTGGGTGACGCCGTGGTTTCATAATCGTAAAGGTGATTGAGAATGGTGGTCATCGACTGGACACCTTTCACCGGAGCCAGCCATCGGTCAGATCCGCCGACGCCTAGAATGCCCACATGATCGCCCTGACGAAGCGCCGTGTAGGCGAGTAACAGCATCGCATTGAGACAGTGGTCAAACTGGGGCACACCGCCATCCAAAGCACGCATCCGCCTCCCGCAATCCACCGCCAGGATCACCGTCTGGTCGCGCTGCTCCTGATATTCACGGCTTACCAGGGAAAGGCGTTTCGAGGTGGCTTTCCAGTCAACCTGCGAAAGCATATCACCGAGCTGGTAATCGCGCAGCTGGTGAAACTCCCGACTGATCCCCTTGCGGTTTTTTTT
Coding sequences:
- a CDS encoding quinone-dependent dihydroorotate dehydrogenase codes for the protein MTSQQYRFARNLLFRLDAETAHDVSLDALRWLERLHILGLVTPKAPKTKPIECMGLTFPNCVGLAAGLDKEGSCIDAFGRLGFGHIEIGTITPRAQPGNPQPRLFRIIPEQAIINRMGFNNSGIEVGATNVGASSAFRKNGGIVGFNIGKNKVTPNDQATDDYLTCLRGAWDVADYITVNLSSPNTPGLRDLQAADETAKLIDALKIEQEKLTTSSGRRVPIALKVAPDLEPQHIADLSRVFLDGGLDCLVATNTTISRSEVEGCDFATQPGGLSGAPLTSRSTEVISAFYSHLGDKVPIIGVGGIMTAEDAKEKLEAGARLVQLYTGFIYHGPPLVRDILKATR
- the dgt gene encoding dNTP triphosphohydrolase — protein: MNTFYNAFDTERLSNWEPGDDFRTPFQVDRDRVLHTPAFRRLQSKTQVFWSGEYDFYRTRLTHSLEVAQIGRSICHWLKQSSDLLHDDHFIDPELVEVVCLSHDLGHPPFGHAGERSLNFLMKDYGGFEGNAQTLRLLTERIFSVKRAGMDPTRAFLDGILKYKTLWTELRNDSEAPENHFIYDQQVKYLDWAMGGNDFPLEMTPGKARDSFKSIECQVMDWADDTAYSLNDLADSVRAGFLSIARIERWAEKTGESLGDGTPLGDLIKAIRGNRVEPFAGKRIGKYIQAASLLEDTNPMSGLTNRYKYIVEVDDAIRNESEVFKRLAFECVFLSPELKQLEHKGNYMLERLWKVLKKRYIDGETISGQDFQLLPEEDAQEIEAETDINARARLVCDFLAGMTDGYAARLYKRLFIPDFGSIGDLVS
- a CDS encoding DUF58 domain-containing protein — translated: MQPTSNIVLIAGCWTVLGFGASLIPSMETYWLWGGAVAMVFIFVDFIAGAMLKAPSVERHLPGRFAIGIEQLVPITLRNQATTSVRVLCYDGIPGDAVSKEMPWRGRIRSRGFTKVEYPVTISERGLKEFAPAHLRVFSPLGLWSKKCRGGEAQTTRVYPNYEPVLRYALLAMDNRADQMGIVKKNRKGISREFHQLRDYQLGDMLSQVDWKATSKRLSLVSREYQEQRDQTVILAVDCGRRMRALDGGVPQFDHCLNAMLLLAYTALRQGDHVGILGVGGSDRWLAPVKGVQSMTTILNHLYDYETTASPSDFTEAAQRLMTRQQRRALVVLLSNVRGEDGHQLIEPLRMIRRRHVTILANLREQSVVQRMASPARTLDEALEVGATSIYLEERDRILGELRAHGVYTVDTLAKELPVAMANAYLSAREMV